AGTACGGAGGGATCTCCGCGTTCACCTTCTTGAAGATCTCCTCGATGGCGGCGCGGATCTCCGGGCGCTGGGAGTTCTGCTCGTAGCTGCCCACCGGGGCGCCCTTGTCCTCCAGCAGCTTGCGCGCCGGATCCTCCGACACCGTGACGAGCGCGACGAGGTACGGCTGCTTGTCGCCGTACACCATGGCCTGGCTGATGAGCGGGAAGGTCTTGAGCGTGTTCTCGATGTTCTGCGGCGCCACGTTCTTGCCGCCCGCGGTGACGATGATGTCCTTCTTGCGGTCGGTGATGCGCAGGTAGTTGTCGGAGTCCACCTCGCCGATGTCACCGGTGTGGAACCAGCCGTCCGGATCCAGCACCTCCTTGGTGGCCTCCTCGTTCTTGTAGTAGCCCTTCATGACGCAGGGGCCACGCACCAGGATTTCACCGTCGGCGGCGATCTTGATCTCCGTGCCCGGCACCGGCGGGCCCACGGTGCCGATCTTGATCTTCTCCACCCGGTTGGCGTTGCACGGGGCGCTCGTCTCCGTGAGGCCGTAGCCCTCCAGCACCTTGAGGTCGAGCAGGTCGAAGAAGTAGGCGATCTTCCGGGACAGCGGCGCGCCGCCGGAGATGAAGATGCGCATGTTGCCGCCCAGCTTCTCGTCCAGCGTCTTGCGCACCTTGGAGAACACCAGCTTCTTCGCCAGGGAGAACTGGAGCGAGCTGTACTCGCGGCCCTGGCCCTTGGCCTCGGCGTACTCGTCGAAGAGGCCGAAGGCCCACTTGAAGAGCTTGCCCTTCATGCCGGGGGCCGCGGAGCCGTTGGCCACGACGTTGTTGTAGACCTTCTCGAACACGCGCGGCACGGACGGCAGCACCGTGGGGCGCGTCTCCGCCAGGTTCGCCAGCAGCTTGTCCACCGACTCCGCGATGATGAGCCGGAAGCCCATGGACAGCCACGCGGCCTTCACCACCTGGGCGAACACGTGCGCCAGGGGCAGGAACAGCATGACGGAGTCCTCGGGCTTCATCATGCCCATGGCCTGGGTGGCCTTCGCTTCATAGGCCCAGTTGCCGTGGGTGAGGATGACGCCCTTGGGGGCGCCCGTGGTGCCGGAGGTGTAGATGAGCAGGTTGGTGTCGTCCGACTTCACCTGCCCCACGCGCTCGGCGAACGCGGCCTCGGTGGCCTGCGGGTGGCCCTTGCCGGAGGCGACCATGTCCGCCAGCGTCATCTCCTTGTCGCCGGAGATGGGGCCCTCGAAGACGACGATCTTCTGGAGCGCCGGGATGCTCGCCAGCTTGGAGCGCACGCGCGACAGGCGTCCAGCCTGCTTGGCGTCCTTCTCGTCGGAGTCGACGAGCAGCAGCTTCGTCTCCGAGTGGTTCAGGATGTAGTGGCACTCATCCGGCGTGTTGGAGCCGTAGATGGGCACCGTGATGGCCTGGGCCGCGCTGATGGCCAGGTCCGCGATGATCCACTGGAGGCTGGTGTTGGCGAAGATGGCCACCCGGTCCCCGGGTTGGACACCCTGGGCGATGAGGCCCGCCGCCTGCGCCTTCACGTCCTCCAGCACCTGCGCGTACGTGACGTCCTGCCAGCGCCCGTCCTTCTTGTGGGTGACGCCCACCTTGGAGGCGTTCTGGGCCCGCTGAACGAGCAACTGGACGAGGTTCTGCTCCTGCGTCCCGCCCGCCGCGGGAGCCGTCGTGACCTGACTCTCTGCCCTCACTTGAGCTCCTCCTGGATGTCGGCATCCACCTTCTTGGCCCACTGCTGCACGCGCTGCCCCTCCGCGGGGTTGTACGCGGTGCTTCCCTGCTTGACCTTCTCGATGGCCGCGCTCGCTTCCTTCGCCTTGCCGTCCTTCAGAAGCGTCTCGGCAAGGTAGTAGTGCGCGCGCAGCGACTGCGGAAACTTGGCGATGGCCTTCTGGTAGTACTCCACGGACTTGCCCAGGTCGCGCTTCGGCCAGGGCAGTTCGTAGAAGTAACGCCCCTTCACCAGCCAGGGACCGCCGTATTCGTACGTGGGGTCGATCTTCAGCGCGGTGTCCAGGCGCTCATTGAACTTGCCCTCCAGGCCGTCCCCCAGCGCCTTCATGATGCCCACGGCCTGCGAGTACGAACCGATGCCGCAGGCGGCGAAGTAGTAGCCCTCCACGCGCGCGGGCTGGAGCTTCGCGGCCTTGTCCCCGGCCTCCCAGGTCTGCTTGCCCAGGACCATCTTGAGCTTCTTCTCCGTGGCGCCGTCCGCCTGCCACTGGAGGACGCGCGCCTTGCGCCACGCCAGGTCGAAGTCGTCCGGCGCGGCCTTCAGCGCCTCGGACACCTCCTTGTCCAGCGCCTTCACCGACTCAGCGTCGCCACGCTTGGCGTACAACGCGTCGAGTTGGTCGAGCAGCGCGGGATCCGCGGCGTGTGCCGGGACCGCCCAAAGCATCCAAAGGGCAAGCAATTTCAAGCGCATCGAAATGCCTTAGCACGCACGCTCGCCCACCATCAACCGAACGCGCCAGACGCGGCGCGGCAAAAAAGAAGACGGGGCCGGCAAGGTGCGAACACCCCGCCAGACCCCGTCACCGGAGCAACACATCCCGGGCCGCTTCAGGCCGCGTCGGCCGTGGCGGTGTGCTCCTCGTTCTCGTTGAACGCGATGAGGTAGCGCTCCAGGAAGTTCTTCGTCTTGAGCTCCACCTGGCGCACGCGCTCGCGCGACACGCCCCAGCGCTGGCCCAGCTCCTCCAGCGTCAGCGGCTTGTCCTGCGTGAGGCGCTCCTGGAGGATGTCCCAGCCCAGGTCGCCAATGCGCTTGCGCACCTTGGCCAGGGCCTCCTGGATCTCGGTGTCCTGCTCGCGGGAGAGGAAGGTCTCCTGCGGCGAGGGACCGCCGTCCTCGATGCGGTCGAGGAAGGTCGTCTCCCCCTCCTCGTCGATGGTGGCGTCCAGCGAGAAGTCCACCATGCTGCCGCGCTCCGCCTCA
This genomic stretch from Corallococcus caeni harbors:
- a CDS encoding sigma-70 family RNA polymerase sigma factor, with amino-acid sequence MANSTKYAAEGLSHYLRHLGGHQQLTREQEYELARQARKGDESARQTLASSNLAFVVAVAKKFANRGARLDDLIQEGNVGLMKAIEHFDPKKNVRFATYAVWWIRAYITRYLKDNRSQVRGGEAERGSMVDFSLDATIDEEGETTFLDRIEDGGPSPQETFLSREQDTEIQEALAKVRKRIGDLGWDILQERLTQDKPLTLEELGQRWGVSRERVRQVELKTKNFLERYLIAFNENEEHTATADAA
- a CDS encoding AMP-dependent synthetase/ligase → MRAESQVTTAPAAGGTQEQNLVQLLVQRAQNASKVGVTHKKDGRWQDVTYAQVLEDVKAQAAGLIAQGVQPGDRVAIFANTSLQWIIADLAISAAQAITVPIYGSNTPDECHYILNHSETKLLLVDSDEKDAKQAGRLSRVRSKLASIPALQKIVVFEGPISGDKEMTLADMVASGKGHPQATEAAFAERVGQVKSDDTNLLIYTSGTTGAPKGVILTHGNWAYEAKATQAMGMMKPEDSVMLFLPLAHVFAQVVKAAWLSMGFRLIIAESVDKLLANLAETRPTVLPSVPRVFEKVYNNVVANGSAAPGMKGKLFKWAFGLFDEYAEAKGQGREYSSLQFSLAKKLVFSKVRKTLDEKLGGNMRIFISGGAPLSRKIAYFFDLLDLKVLEGYGLTETSAPCNANRVEKIKIGTVGPPVPGTEIKIAADGEILVRGPCVMKGYYKNEEATKEVLDPDGWFHTGDIGEVDSDNYLRITDRKKDIIVTAGGKNVAPQNIENTLKTFPLISQAMVYGDKQPYLVALVTVSEDPARKLLEDKGAPVGSYEQNSQRPEIRAAIEEIFKKVNAEIPPYSTIKKFQVMTADFTQESGELTPTLKVKRKVASQKYMKFIDAMYASGKGGGD
- a CDS encoding tetratricopeptide repeat protein, translating into MRLKLLALWMLWAVPAHAADPALLDQLDALYAKRGDAESVKALDKEVSEALKAAPDDFDLAWRKARVLQWQADGATEKKLKMVLGKQTWEAGDKAAKLQPARVEGYYFAACGIGSYSQAVGIMKALGDGLEGKFNERLDTALKIDPTYEYGGPWLVKGRYFYELPWPKRDLGKSVEYYQKAIAKFPQSLRAHYYLAETLLKDGKAKEASAAIEKVKQGSTAYNPAEGQRVQQWAKKVDADIQEELK